In the genome of Rhodoferax fermentans, one region contains:
- a CDS encoding microcin C ABC transporter permease YejB, with protein sequence MWLYILKRLLLMVPTLLGVLLITFVVIQFVPGGPVEQYLAEAKAGVGKGAVAEGGGLSYRGAQGVDPKRVEQIKALYGFDKPAHERFVQMLGQFARFDLGRSFFQNKSVADLIWEKLPVSISLGLWTFFISYLIAVPLGVAKAVRAGSKFDLVTTLLVLVGYAIPGFVLGVALLVIFGGQLQWFPLRGLTSSNWDELSWGARVVDYLWHIALPVTAMVLGSFAVTTMLTKNAFLEEIRKQYVITARAKGLSERQVLWKHVFRNALIPIVTGFPAAFIGAFFTGSLLIETLFSLDGLGLLSYESVIRRDYPVVLGTLYFFTLIGLVTKLISDLSYVWVDPRVKFD encoded by the coding sequence ATGTGGCTCTACATCCTCAAACGCCTGCTGTTGATGGTTCCCACGCTGTTGGGGGTGCTGTTGATCACTTTTGTGGTGATCCAGTTTGTGCCCGGTGGACCGGTGGAGCAGTACCTGGCCGAGGCCAAAGCTGGCGTGGGCAAAGGTGCTGTGGCCGAAGGCGGCGGCCTGAGTTACCGTGGCGCGCAGGGGGTGGATCCCAAACGTGTTGAGCAGATCAAGGCGTTGTACGGCTTTGACAAACCTGCACACGAGCGCTTCGTTCAGATGCTGGGCCAATTTGCCCGTTTTGATCTGGGGCGCAGCTTTTTTCAGAACAAAAGTGTGGCCGACCTGATTTGGGAGAAGTTGCCGGTGTCGATCAGCTTGGGGTTGTGGACGTTTTTCATCAGTTACCTGATTGCGGTGCCGCTGGGTGTGGCCAAGGCGGTGCGTGCAGGGTCCAAGTTTGACCTGGTCACCACGCTGCTGGTGCTGGTGGGCTACGCGATACCCGGCTTTGTGCTGGGTGTGGCGCTGCTGGTGATTTTTGGTGGCCAGTTGCAATGGTTCCCCCTGCGTGGCCTGACCAGCAGCAATTGGGATGAACTGAGCTGGGGCGCCCGGGTGGTGGACTACCTGTGGCACATCGCGCTGCCGGTCACCGCGATGGTGCTGGGCAGTTTTGCGGTGACCACCATGCTGACCAAAAACGCCTTTCTGGAAGAAATCCGCAAGCAGTACGTGATCACCGCCCGCGCCAAAGGCCTGAGCGAGCGCCAGGTGTTGTGGAAACACGTGTTCCGCAACGCGCTGATCCCGATCGTGACCGGTTTTCCGGCGGCCTTCATCGGCGCGTTTTTTACTGGCTCGCTGTTGATCGAAACCCTGTTCTCGCTGGATGGCCTGGGCCTGCTGAGTTACGAGAGTGTCATCCGGCGTGATTACCCGGTGGTGCTGGGCACGCTGTATTTCTTCACGCTGATTGGTCTGGTGACCAAGCTGATTTCAGACCTCTCTTATGTTTGGGTGGACCCACGTGTCAAGTTTGACTGA
- a CDS encoding ABC transporter ATP-binding protein, with translation MSSNTTPLLSVHDLSVSFGSHTVVHNISFHINAGEKLALVGESGSGKTVSALSLLRLVANAKITGRALFNAGDLLSLPERELRIIRGQDIAMIFQEPMTALNPLMSVGDQIAEVIALKQGLAQVKCAQLAIDLLAETGIEEPQRRYLAYPHQLSGGQRQRAMIAMALACQPKLLLADEPTTALDVSLRGQILDLLDRLQRERGMAVLMITHDLNLVRRFADRVVVMEQGHIVEQGGTAALFAQPQHPYTQRLMASRPERDPLASNSVPSDAAPVMVAQGLRVTYPTHLPGLRGWFKRGEFVAVQGADFSLLPGQTLGVMGESGSGKSTLALAVLGLLPSQGQLRVAGGRWGTTGAGDKALRRQIQVVFQDPFSSLSPRMTVEDIVGEGLGVFEPLMSPEQRRARVVQALHDVGLDRDTTGSLSTLLGRYPHEFSGGQRQRLAIARALIIQPQVLVLDEPTSALDVTVQKQVLQLLQRLQRERGLSYLLITHDVAVIRAMAHTVLVMKTGQVLESGPVETVLSQPNHAYTRILVRAAD, from the coding sequence ATGAGCAGCAACACCACACCCTTGCTCAGCGTGCACGACCTGTCGGTGTCGTTTGGCAGCCACACGGTGGTGCACAACATCAGTTTTCACATCAACGCTGGTGAAAAGCTGGCTTTGGTGGGTGAGTCCGGCTCGGGCAAGACGGTGTCGGCGCTGAGCCTGCTGCGACTGGTGGCCAATGCCAAAATCACCGGCCGGGCCTTGTTCAATGCGGGTGATCTGCTCTCATTACCAGAGCGCGAGTTGCGGATCATCCGAGGCCAGGACATCGCCATGATTTTTCAGGAGCCGATGACGGCGCTGAACCCGCTGATGAGTGTGGGCGACCAGATTGCCGAGGTCATTGCCCTCAAACAGGGGCTAGCCCAGGTGAAATGTGCGCAGCTAGCTATTGATTTGTTAGCAGAAACCGGCATCGAGGAGCCGCAGCGGCGTTACCTGGCCTACCCACACCAGCTCAGCGGCGGGCAGCGTCAGCGCGCCATGATTGCGATGGCGCTGGCCTGTCAGCCGAAATTGCTGTTGGCCGATGAGCCCACCACCGCGCTCGATGTGAGTCTGCGCGGCCAGATTCTGGACCTGCTGGACCGCCTGCAACGTGAGCGTGGCATGGCGGTGCTGATGATCACGCATGACCTGAACCTGGTGCGTCGGTTTGCCGACCGCGTGGTGGTGATGGAGCAGGGGCACATCGTGGAGCAGGGCGGCACAGCAGCCTTGTTTGCGCAGCCGCAACACCCTTATACGCAACGCCTGATGGCGAGCCGCCCAGAGCGTGACCCGCTGGCCAGCAACTCGGTGCCCAGCGACGCAGCCCCCGTCATGGTGGCCCAGGGCCTGCGTGTGACTTACCCGACACACTTGCCGGGCCTGAGAGGCTGGTTCAAGCGCGGCGAGTTTGTGGCGGTGCAGGGGGCCGATTTCAGCTTGTTGCCTGGCCAGACACTGGGGGTGATGGGGGAGTCGGGATCGGGCAAGTCCACGCTGGCCTTGGCGGTGCTGGGTTTGCTGCCCAGCCAGGGCCAGTTGCGTGTGGCGGGTGGCCGTTGGGGCACCACTGGCGCGGGTGACAAAGCCTTGCGTCGGCAGATTCAGGTGGTGTTTCAGGACCCGTTTTCGTCCCTGTCTCCCCGTATGACGGTGGAAGACATCGTGGGTGAAGGTTTGGGTGTGTTTGAACCCCTGATGTCGCCAGAGCAACGCCGTGCACGTGTTGTGCAGGCGCTACACGATGTGGGGCTGGATCGGGACACCACGGGCTCGCTCAGCACCTTGCTGGGGCGTTACCCGCATGAGTTCTCGGGTGGCCAACGTCAGCGCCTGGCGATTGCACGTGCGCTGATCATCCAGCCGCAGGTTCTGGTGCTGGATGAGCCCACCAGTGCCCTCGATGTGACAGTGCAAAAGCAGGTGCTGCAATTGCTGCAGCGACTGCAACGCGAGCGCGGTTTGAGCTACCTGCTGATCACCCACGATGTCGCGGTGATCCGCGCCATGGCGCACACGGTGTTGGTCATGAAAACAGGGCAGGTGCTGGAATCGGGGCCGGTGGAGACCGTGCTGAGCCAGCCAAACCACGCCTACACCCGGATTTTGGTGCGTGCAGCGGATTAA
- the rimP gene encoding ribosome maturation factor RimP, which produces MALKEIVEQTVIGLGYDLVEIDRSAGGLLRVTIDLPWVPPVDGVTASEQFVTVEDCEKVTRQLQFALEVDAIEYKRLEVSSPGIDRPLRHQQDFERFVGQVIDITLKVPLGVAAAGQVSANRKKFRGVLELAEQMPGAEAPGLGCWQIVWRDEPEVKPGAKVSKKRPLAPLQALGFTLDELRDARLAPIVSFKGRGHAGGAGVGGEEFESN; this is translated from the coding sequence GTGGCGCTAAAAGAAATCGTTGAACAAACTGTCATTGGCTTGGGTTATGACCTGGTGGAGATTGACCGCTCTGCCGGTGGTTTGCTGCGCGTCACGATCGATTTGCCCTGGGTGCCGCCGGTTGATGGTGTGACTGCTTCAGAGCAGTTCGTCACGGTGGAAGATTGTGAAAAAGTCACCCGCCAACTGCAGTTTGCGCTGGAGGTGGATGCCATTGAGTACAAGCGGTTGGAGGTCTCCTCGCCGGGGATTGATCGGCCGCTGCGGCATCAGCAGGATTTTGAGCGTTTTGTGGGGCAGGTGATCGACATCACCCTCAAGGTGCCCTTGGGTGTGGCTGCTGCTGGACAGGTGAGTGCCAATCGCAAAAAATTTCGGGGTGTGCTGGAGTTGGCTGAGCAAATGCCGGGTGCCGAAGCGCCGGGTTTGGGGTGCTGGCAGATTGTCTGGCGTGATGAGCCCGAGGTGAAGCCGGGAGCCAAAGTCAGCAAAAAGCGGCCATTGGCGCCGCTGCAAGCTCTGGGTTTTACGCTGGATGAGTTGCGGGATGCCCGTTTGGCGCCCATCGTCAGCTTCAAGGGCCGAGGACACGCTGGTGGTGCTGGGGTTGGTGGCGAAGAATTTGAATCGAATTGA
- the nusA gene encoding transcription termination factor NusA produces MNREMLMLVDAISREKNVERDVVFGAVEAALAQATKKLYAGDVDIRVSLNRDTGVYETFRRWHVVPDEAGLQLPDQEILLFEALEQIPDIEVDEYIEETIESVPIGRIGAMAAKQVILQKIRDAEREMLLNDFMSRGDKIFVGTVKRMDKGDLIVESGRVEGRLRRGEMIPKENFRTGDRVRAMIMEVDLTLRGAPIVLSRSAPEFMVELFRNEVPEIEQGLLEIKSCARDAGSRAKIAVLSHDKRVDPIGTCVGVRGTRVNGVTNELAGERVDIVLWSEDPAQFVIGALAPANVTSIVVDEERHAMDVVVDEENLAIAIGRGGQNVRLASELTGWKINILDAAESAEKQAHEVDASRALFMEKLDVDEEIADLLIAEGFISLEQVAYVPLEEMLEIESFDEDTVNELRTRAKDALLTMEIANEENVEKVATELADLEGLSAEHISKLADNGIHTLDDFADLAVDELTDITGQSEEAATAMIMKARAHWFSGDAASQAS; encoded by the coding sequence ATGAATCGCGAAATGTTAATGTTGGTGGACGCCATTTCACGTGAGAAAAACGTGGAGCGTGACGTGGTGTTTGGCGCGGTTGAGGCGGCGCTGGCCCAGGCCACAAAGAAGCTTTACGCGGGTGACGTGGATATTCGTGTGTCCCTGAATCGTGATACCGGTGTCTATGAGACCTTCCGGCGCTGGCACGTGGTGCCTGATGAGGCAGGTTTGCAATTGCCTGACCAGGAAATTCTGCTGTTTGAGGCGCTTGAGCAGATTCCTGACATCGAGGTGGATGAGTACATTGAAGAGACCATCGAGTCGGTGCCGATTGGCCGCATTGGCGCGATGGCTGCCAAGCAGGTCATTCTGCAAAAAATCCGTGATGCCGAGCGCGAAATGTTGCTCAACGACTTCATGTCGCGTGGTGACAAGATTTTTGTGGGCACGGTCAAACGCATGGACAAGGGCGACCTGATTGTGGAATCGGGTCGAGTGGAAGGCCGTTTGCGACGTGGCGAGATGATCCCCAAGGAAAACTTCCGTACTGGCGACCGTGTGCGCGCCATGATCATGGAAGTGGATCTGACCCTGCGCGGTGCGCCCATTGTGCTGTCGCGTTCGGCGCCTGAGTTCATGGTTGAACTGTTCCGCAACGAAGTGCCTGAGATTGAGCAGGGCCTGCTGGAGATCAAATCCTGCGCCCGTGACGCTGGTTCACGCGCCAAGATTGCGGTGCTCTCGCATGACAAACGTGTGGATCCCATTGGCACCTGTGTGGGTGTGCGTGGTACCCGTGTCAATGGTGTGACCAATGAGCTCGCTGGTGAACGTGTGGACATCGTGCTGTGGAGTGAAGACCCGGCCCAGTTTGTGATTGGTGCCCTGGCGCCTGCCAATGTGACCAGCATCGTGGTGGACGAAGAGCGTCACGCCATGGATGTGGTGGTGGACGAAGAAAACCTGGCGATTGCCATTGGTCGGGGTGGTCAGAACGTGCGCTTGGCGTCCGAGTTGACCGGCTGGAAGATCAACATCCTCGACGCCGCTGAGTCGGCTGAAAAGCAAGCCCATGAAGTGGACGCTAGCCGTGCATTGTTCATGGAAAAGCTCGATGTGGACGAGGAAATTGCCGACTTGCTGATTGCCGAAGGTTTCATCAGCCTGGAACAGGTGGCTTATGTGCCGCTTGAAGAAATGCTGGAAATTGAGAGCTTTGACGAAGACACCGTCAACGAGTTGCGTACCCGCGCCAAAGATGCTTTGTTGACGATGGAAATCGCCAACGAGGAAAATGTCGAGAAGGTGGCAACCGAGCTGGCTGATCTGGAAGGGCTCTCTGCGGAACACATCAGCAAGCTGGCCGACAATGGCATCCATACGCTGGATGACTTTGCCGACCTGGCGGTCGATGAACTCACTGACATCACGGGGCAATCTGAAGAGGCTGCGACCGCGATGATTATGAAAGCACGCGCGCACTGGTTCTCCGGTGATGCAGCGTCTCAAGCGTCTTGA
- a CDS encoding ABC transporter permease, whose product MFGWTHVSSLTDPVPRSPSPGRRAWQRFKRNRLGFWSLILFCALVLLSLMAEVISNDRPLLVRYQGELYVPVLKDYSEKTFGGDFEASTDYLDPFIRERLSSNGNWALFALNPYGPKTLNYFAKAPNPSGPTRENWLGTDDRGRDLLAQLIYGFRVSVLFALALTAIGTVLGIITGAIQGFFGGKTDLAFQRFIEIWGSMPELYLLIIFSAVFAPSLALLLVLLSLFGWMGLSDYVRAEFLRNRQLDYVRAARSLGVSNWHIITRHLLPNSMTPVVTFLPFRMSGAILALTSLDFLGLGVPPGTPSLGELLSQGKNNIDAWWISLFTFVVLVVTLLLLTFMGDALRDALDPRKADV is encoded by the coding sequence ATGTTTGGGTGGACCCACGTGTCAAGTTTGACTGATCCCGTGCCCAGATCCCCCAGTCCCGGCAGACGCGCTTGGCAACGTTTCAAGCGCAATCGACTGGGCTTCTGGAGTCTGATCCTTTTTTGTGCGCTGGTGCTGCTGAGCCTGATGGCCGAAGTGATCAGCAACGACCGGCCGCTGCTGGTGCGCTACCAGGGTGAGTTGTATGTGCCGGTGCTCAAGGACTACTCCGAGAAGACTTTTGGGGGTGACTTTGAGGCCAGCACCGACTATCTGGACCCGTTCATCCGCGAGCGCCTGAGTTCCAACGGCAACTGGGCGCTGTTTGCCCTCAACCCGTATGGCCCCAAAACGCTGAATTACTTTGCCAAAGCGCCCAACCCGTCCGGGCCAACGCGCGAAAACTGGCTGGGCACCGACGACCGGGGCCGTGATTTGCTGGCGCAGCTGATCTACGGTTTTCGGGTCAGTGTGTTATTTGCACTGGCCCTCACGGCGATTGGCACCGTGCTGGGCATCATTACCGGGGCGATTCAGGGGTTTTTTGGTGGCAAGACCGACCTGGCTTTTCAGCGTTTTATCGAGATCTGGGGCTCCATGCCCGAGCTGTACCTGCTGATCATCTTCAGCGCGGTGTTTGCGCCCAGCCTGGCGCTGCTGCTGGTGCTGCTGAGTCTGTTTGGCTGGATGGGCCTCTCCGACTATGTGCGCGCCGAGTTTTTGCGCAACCGCCAGCTTGACTACGTGCGTGCCGCGCGTTCGCTGGGGGTGAGCAACTGGCACATCATCACCCGGCACCTGCTGCCCAACAGCATGACACCGGTGGTGACGTTTTTGCCGTTTCGCATGAGCGGCGCGATCCTGGCGCTGACCTCGCTCGACTTCCTGGGCCTGGGTGTGCCGCCGGGCACACCGTCGTTGGGTGAACTGCTGTCACAGGGCAAGAACAACATCGACGCTTGGTGGATTTCGCTGTTCACCTTTGTCGTGCTGGTGGTCACGCTGCTGCTGCTGACTTTCATGGGCGACGCACTGCGTGACGCGCTGGACCCGCGCAAGGCAGACGTATGA
- the typA gene encoding translational GTPase TypA produces the protein MAHKQIRNIAIIAHVDHGKTTMVDQLLRQSGTFAEHEKVVDTVMDNNAIEKERGITILAKNCAVTWQGTHINIVDTPGHADFGGEVERALSMVDGVVLLIDAQEGPMPQTRFVTKKALALGLKPILVVNKVDKPGSRPDFVVNAAFDLFDKLGATDEQLDFPVVYASGINGWSSLEEGGQGEQWGPDMSALFDTILKHVPHQLGDPNAPLQLQISALDYSTFVGRIGVGRISQGTLRPMMDVVVMEGPDGKAVKGRVNQVLTFQGLERVQTSDAGPGEIVLINGLPEIGIGVTITDPANPAPLPMLKVDEPTLTMNFCVNTSPLAGREGKYVTSRQIWDRLQKELQHNVALRVNETDEEGIFEVMGRGELHLTILLENMRREGYEMAVSKPRVVFKTINGEKHEPIELVTADIEEQHQGGVMQALGERKGELFNMDPDGRGRVRLEYRIPARGLIGFTNEFLNLTRGTGLISNIFDCYEPHKGDIGGRKNGVLISMDDGEIFTYALGKLDDRGRMFVRANDPVYEGMIVGIHNRDNDLVVNATRTKQLTNFRVSGKEDAIKITPPIELTLEYGVEFIEDDELVEITPKSIRLRKRYLKEHERKRAGRDGQ, from the coding sequence ATGGCTCATAAACAAATCCGAAACATTGCGATCATCGCCCACGTTGACCATGGCAAAACCACCATGGTTGACCAGTTGCTGCGCCAAAGCGGCACCTTTGCCGAGCACGAGAAAGTGGTCGACACGGTGATGGACAACAACGCGATTGAAAAAGAGCGTGGTATCACGATTCTGGCCAAGAACTGCGCGGTGACCTGGCAAGGCACCCACATCAACATCGTTGACACCCCCGGACACGCCGACTTCGGTGGTGAAGTAGAACGTGCGCTCTCGATGGTGGACGGTGTGGTGCTGCTGATTGACGCGCAAGAGGGCCCGATGCCCCAGACTCGTTTTGTGACCAAAAAGGCGCTGGCCTTGGGTTTGAAGCCGATTCTGGTGGTCAACAAGGTCGACAAACCCGGTTCGCGCCCTGACTTTGTGGTCAACGCCGCATTTGATCTGTTCGACAAACTCGGTGCCACCGATGAACAGCTGGATTTCCCGGTGGTGTACGCCTCGGGCATCAACGGCTGGTCGTCGTTGGAAGAGGGCGGTCAAGGTGAGCAGTGGGGTCCCGACATGTCGGCCCTGTTCGACACCATCTTGAAACACGTGCCGCACCAGCTGGGTGATCCCAATGCCCCGCTGCAATTGCAAATCTCCGCACTGGACTATTCGACCTTTGTCGGTCGCATTGGTGTGGGCCGCATCAGCCAGGGCACACTGCGTCCGATGATGGATGTGGTGGTCATGGAAGGCCCGGACGGCAAGGCCGTTAAAGGCCGTGTCAACCAGGTGTTGACCTTCCAGGGTCTGGAGCGGGTACAGACCAGCGACGCCGGTCCCGGCGAGATTGTGCTGATCAACGGCCTGCCGGAAATCGGTATTGGTGTCACCATCACCGACCCGGCCAACCCGGCACCGCTGCCGATGTTGAAGGTCGATGAACCCACGTTGACCATGAACTTCTGCGTCAACACCAGCCCCTTGGCTGGCCGCGAAGGCAAATACGTCACCAGCCGCCAGATCTGGGACCGCCTGCAAAAAGAACTGCAGCACAACGTGGCCCTGCGCGTGAACGAGACCGACGAAGAAGGTATCTTCGAAGTCATGGGTCGGGGCGAATTGCACCTGACCATCTTGCTGGAAAACATGCGCCGTGAAGGCTACGAAATGGCTGTGAGCAAGCCACGCGTGGTCTTCAAGACCATCAACGGCGAAAAACACGAGCCGATCGAGCTGGTCACTGCCGACATCGAAGAGCAGCACCAGGGTGGTGTGATGCAGGCCCTGGGTGAGCGCAAGGGTGAACTCTTCAACATGGACCCGGACGGTCGTGGCCGCGTTCGTCTGGAATACCGCATCCCGGCACGCGGCTTGATCGGTTTCACCAACGAGTTCCTGAACTTGACCCGTGGTACCGGCCTGATCTCCAATATTTTTGACTGCTACGAGCCGCACAAGGGTGACATTGGCGGCCGCAAGAACGGTGTGCTGATCTCGATGGACGACGGTGAAATCTTCACCTACGCGCTGGGCAAGCTCGACGATCGTGGCCGCATGTTTGTGCGCGCCAATGACCCGGTCTACGAAGGCATGATTGTGGGTATCCACAACCGTGACAACGACCTGGTGGTGAACGCAACCCGCACCAAGCAGCTGACCAACTTCCGCGTCTCTGGCAAGGAAGACGCGATCAAGATCACACCACCGATTGAACTCACGCTGGAATACGGCGTGGAATTCATCGAGGACGACGAGTTGGTGGAAATCACGCCGAAGTCGATCCGTCTGCGCAAGCGTTACCTCAAGGAACACGAACGCAAAAGGGCCGGCCGCGACGGCCAATAA
- a CDS encoding DMT family transporter, whose translation MKLSHNRAVLLMVAVTLMWSIAGVVTRHLEHAQKFEVTFWRSLFTALCLLLLLPLLQGRVVFARMRHGGTALWVSGLCWCGMFTFFMLAIMLTTVANVLVTMSLTPLLTALAARLFIGHRIPARTWLAIAVAGFGIAYMYASQLGQGMSLAGTLVALCVPISGAANWTVTQHSHAQGHDVDLIPAVLIGATLSALITLPLAWPFQASAHDLGLLAGLGLVQLAIPCTLAVVCTKVLKAPEVALLGLLEVIFGILLAWFGAGEVPGHDVFVGGALVIGALVANEIVAWRGRA comes from the coding sequence ATGAAACTCAGCCACAACCGGGCCGTTTTGTTGATGGTGGCGGTGACCCTGATGTGGTCTATCGCCGGTGTGGTCACACGCCATCTGGAGCACGCCCAGAAATTTGAAGTCACTTTCTGGCGCAGCCTGTTCACAGCGCTGTGCCTGCTGCTGCTGCTGCCCCTGCTGCAAGGGCGTGTTGTGTTTGCACGCATGCGCCATGGCGGTACCGCACTGTGGGTGTCGGGCCTTTGCTGGTGCGGCATGTTCACCTTCTTCATGCTGGCCATCATGCTGACCACGGTGGCCAATGTGCTGGTGACGATGTCGCTGACACCGCTGCTGACCGCGCTGGCCGCGCGTCTGTTCATCGGGCACCGCATCCCGGCGCGTACCTGGTTGGCCATTGCTGTGGCGGGTTTTGGCATTGCCTACATGTACGCCAGCCAGTTGGGGCAGGGCATGAGCCTGGCGGGCACGCTGGTGGCGCTGTGTGTGCCGATCTCGGGTGCGGCCAACTGGACCGTCACCCAACATTCCCACGCCCAGGGGCATGATGTGGACCTGATTCCTGCGGTGCTGATTGGCGCGACGTTGTCGGCGCTGATCACGCTGCCGCTGGCTTGGCCGTTTCAGGCCTCGGCCCATGACCTGGGTTTGCTGGCCGGGCTCGGGCTGGTGCAACTGGCGATCCCGTGTACGCTGGCGGTGGTCTGCACCAAGGTGTTAAAAGCCCCTGAGGTGGCGCTGCTGGGTTTGCTGGAAGTGATTTTTGGCATCTTGCTGGCCTGGTTTGGCGCGGGCGAGGTGCCAGGGCATGATGTGTTTGTCGGCGGCGCACTGGTGATTGGGGCCCTGGTGGCCAATGAAATCGTGGCTTGGCGGGGCAGGGCATGA
- the rbfA gene encoding 30S ribosome-binding factor RbfA yields MRQKAAAPNRAFKVADQIQRDLTELIARELKDPRVGMVTLQGVEVTPDYAHAKVFFSLLAGDVKACTEGLNQAAGFLRAGLFKRLHIHTVPTLHFVYDQTPERAADMNALIARAVASRVKDD; encoded by the coding sequence GTGCGTCAAAAAGCAGCTGCTCCCAACCGCGCCTTCAAGGTGGCCGACCAGATCCAGCGGGATCTGACCGAACTGATCGCGCGCGAGTTGAAAGACCCACGTGTGGGCATGGTGACCTTGCAAGGTGTTGAGGTCACGCCCGACTACGCCCACGCCAAGGTGTTTTTCAGCCTGCTGGCAGGCGATGTGAAGGCATGTACCGAGGGTTTGAACCAGGCGGCGGGCTTTCTGCGTGCCGGTCTGTTCAAACGCCTGCATATCCACACGGTGCCCACGCTGCACTTTGTTTATGACCAGACCCCTGAGCGTGCTGCGGACATGAACGCGCTGATTGCGCGCGCGGTGGCTTCCCGGGTCAAGGACGACTGA
- the truB gene encoding tRNA pseudouridine(55) synthase TruB — translation MNAPRARVARRPVHGVLLLDKPLGWSSNDILQKVKWLLRAEKAGHTGTLDPLASGVLPLCFGAATKFSQLQLDADKTYEAVMCLGVKTSTADAEGDVIETRPVAVSPEDVVRVAAQFTGPISQVPPMHSALKKDGKALYEYARAGIEIERAPRQVQIYKLNMALALSDKGQSAINLEVKCSKGTYIRTLGEDLGEALGCGAHLSALRRVATGGYTSAQCVTLAALEAMPEEDRLKCLLPVSSLLPDHTVVMLDDENAARFLSGLRRRGSWPDAAQVAVYAENGQVLLGTAQVVAGELIPGRLLSPIEIEQMTQAI, via the coding sequence ATGAATGCGCCACGAGCACGGGTTGCCAGGCGCCCCGTGCATGGGGTGCTGCTGCTGGACAAGCCATTGGGCTGGTCCAGCAACGATATTTTGCAGAAGGTGAAATGGCTGTTGCGCGCCGAAAAGGCGGGCCACACCGGCACGCTGGACCCTTTGGCCAGCGGGGTGTTGCCCCTGTGTTTTGGTGCAGCCACCAAGTTCAGCCAATTACAGCTGGATGCGGACAAGACCTATGAAGCGGTGATGTGCCTGGGTGTCAAAACCAGCACGGCCGATGCGGAAGGGGATGTGATCGAAACCCGACCTGTGGCGGTGTCGCCAGAGGATGTGGTGCGGGTCGCGGCGCAGTTCACCGGCCCCATCAGCCAGGTGCCGCCGATGCACAGTGCGTTAAAGAAAGATGGCAAGGCGCTGTACGAGTATGCCCGCGCCGGGATCGAGATTGAACGGGCGCCGCGCCAGGTGCAGATTTATAAGCTAAATATGGCTCTAGCCCTTTCAGATAAAGGGCAGAGTGCTATTAATCTGGAAGTGAAGTGCAGCAAAGGCACCTATATCCGGACCCTCGGTGAAGATCTGGGTGAGGCCCTGGGTTGTGGTGCCCATCTGAGCGCCTTGCGCCGGGTGGCAACCGGTGGCTACACCTCTGCCCAGTGTGTCACGCTGGCGGCGCTGGAGGCCATGCCAGAAGAGGATCGCCTGAAATGCCTGCTGCCGGTGTCGTCCTTGTTGCCGGATCACACCGTGGTCATGTTGGACGACGAGAATGCGGCCAGATTTTTGAGTGGATTGCGGCGTCGGGGCTCTTGGCCGGATGCAGCGCAGGTGGCGGTTTATGCAGAAAATGGCCAGGTGTTGCTGGGGACAGCACAGGTGGTGGCCGGTGAATTGATCCCCGGGCGCTTGTTGAGCCCGATTGAAATTGAACAGATGACTCAAGCTATTTAA